In the genome of Perca flavescens isolate YP-PL-M2 chromosome 21, PFLA_1.0, whole genome shotgun sequence, the window AGCAGTCAACGGTGTAGATCATGTTCTCTCTGGATGAAGTTACACTGCAAATAATCATGCAGATACCGAGATAAGAACACTtatcaatgaaaaaaaaaaaaaaaacaattacattcaATGGTTTGTTATGGCCTTTCTTGGAAGTTACTGACCTCAGGTTGCCTCCCACTGCCTCAACACCATGGCATATCTTAAAAGAGGAAGCTCCTTTGGTTGTCTGgaaaagcagaaaatggaagttgACACCAAGCTGAGACAGAAGGCAAATATTAATTCTTGAAAATAAACCTTGGGTACACTCTGGCTCTTGTGCTTTATAGCTATTTGAATAATACTGTGTTAAAACTGGGGGAGAAATGACAATCACATGCTTACTAAATTATAAGCGGTTCTTTGAAACTGTGGCAAACTGTGCCATATCATACCAGGTTGGAGGCCAGCCGGAGGAGGTGGGTGACCCCCTGGTTGTCAGGGGTCTCATAGCGACAGCCGGCCTTGACAAACACTCCGATCTTGGAGGCTGGGGAATAGTTCTCCAAGGAGGCAATCACCAGTCCACTGGGCAGTCTGGTCACCTGGACAGAAAGACACATATAGAGATGTCCTTTAGTTTCATCATTTCCATTAAGTATAGATAAAAATGGAGTTAAAACATGTCAGCAAATATACACTTTAAAGGGTCATCTAAGATCattaagacatttagttagatgatTTGACATTTTACACTTAACATGAGAAGAGAGAAACCACTAAAGAATAAAACATTGGCAACATATGCCTTTATTTTTGGCAAACCAACTCATCTCTTCATTCTCACACCCAAAACCACGCTGTCTGGACCCAGCCAACCTGTCCTCATCACTCCCCCTACATACATGGATATCCTTTAAGGAGTGGGCAGCCCCTGGAGAGAGCTTGAGGCCAGCAAGGGGCTGGGCAAGGGACCGGCCTGTTCTGGCAGCCACATGGAACCGTCTCTGTCGGAGAAGACAGCAACAGAAATCAACAAACACTGACCTGCACATCCTGCGGCTGAAACTTAACGTGTTCGCCGGCCCCAGTGAACTCCACCTTACGGGCAGCCTGGGCCGCATAAAGCCTCGTCTGGGAAAATGGAGAACATGGGAAGGCGGGACATTACAATTAACGTGTTGCTGGCTTGCTGACTGATGcaaagaggaggggggggaatcAGATGCATGTAAAAGATTGTGAAATGATGGGATCAGTTATATTTTCTTGACATGATTTACCGTTCTCATACACAACATACCTTCACAAAAATAAGAATTGTATTTAGTTTGTATATGCTTACTCAAATAGTACGTGCAGCTAGCTGCCTTGGTGCTGTTGAAATACTGTGTCTTCTAGTTCTAATTCTTCATTTTGTAACAACTCTTACAGTAGACCATACAGAGTTGATATTCTAGTAACTGCCTCCTGAATAGATGACAAAATTAACTCACCATAAAGTCTATTTAGGATTCTTCTGGAACTTTCGCATGATCATCTTCAGCTGATAAGAGTTTTTGCTTTTCAAGCCAACATGGATGAGAAGTCTATTAAGTGCTCAGAAGCGTCTATAATTCCATGACAACTAGGCAAATTCCATATGCTGATGAAGATCATGTTGTATGAAAGCTCAACAACGGCTACTAAATTGGATGGACATTTTGGTCTCTTAAGCTTAATGATAACAGACTTGATagcaaatgtaaacacacaagTCTCAAATGGTACTAAAGTTGAATGTTATGGATAACTGAACATACTTAAAGTAGAAATGTACGGTAAAGCGAGCCACACAAGCTTCAGCTAACGTCAACATTCGTTGTGGAGGGGAGTCTacagaagctaacgttagctctcaCATATCACTTGTCAGACCCCGAGTTGAGTAAATTGGGTTTTAAAGTAAGTTTAAAAAGGTACAACAACCGTTCTTATAATACATCAATGAGAACGACCTGACATGTCTGGTGCTTAttatgtaacgttaacgttgtcAGTTGAGTTAGATAACTAGCTAACGTAACGTTAGTGCTGGTTATGCAGTCACGAAAAGCTGTTTCCTCGTCAGCTCTTCATCACACCTTGTCCGGTCATGACCCTGAATTTTCACACCGTccgacaaacacacaaagagtgAAACGGACGGCTAACGCGTGAACAGCTGTCCcgacacacagatatacaggaTAGTTAGCGGAGTCCTTACCGATAACTGACTAATTCCCCGAATCCCCTtcatctcccctctctccttcaGTCAAGGCAATTGAGCAATATGGCTGGCGTGAAAGTGCCCTACCCAGAATGCCCAGCGCGTTCCTTGCTCGCAAAAGTACCGCCGAGCCTTTGAGCGTGCGCCCACTCTTGCCTCGGAGATGAATAGCGTGAAAAATTAGTATTTAGTATTTCGGCACTACACAGTCGGAAACTGTGCCGCATTTGTCTTGGCATTATACAAAGAGTTTGTAGCAAGATGTTTCCAATCATatttgattgttttgttttcattggggaaataaaataaataaaagaagacTGAACAGCATTGCAATATCAATgtttaatgacacacacacaaaagcaaataTCAAAACGTACTTGGAGTAAATATatcagaaaacaaaatacatagTATACAAATATTCTATTATAAAATAAGCTACTTCGAATGCTCATTATTTTTAGACACAGCTTGAAATTTGATCACATTATCAATTCAAATAAGCACCTTTAATAACAAagagcaaagaaaaaaagcatttcctGTCGTTTTAGCTGGTGTAGCCAGTGCGCATGTGCGGTACTCCACACGTGCGGTGAACGTTTGGACTGGTTGCATGCAACAGAGCTTACAGAGTTCGTAGTGCCACAAAAAATATTACTTACAGAGAACATATCTCACGTCTTGTTGTCCTTTCTAACCCAGGTGAAAGAAAATACTCCTCAGTGAAGCATTTCGCCGAGAGGGCCAGGATACAAGAAAAAGCTCTTTACAATGGTGAGTGTTGTGTTGTGGGTGAACTAACAAGCTAAGGCTAGCTAACGTAAGCTAAAGTAACTAACGTTAGGCTGTAGAGCGACCCATTCTTTAACTCATAACATCCTTATGTGTGTTCACTTGATAGTGCTTCCCCGTGGTTAATggggttttattttgctttatgTATCGtggctagactgaagcacaaGTGAACCCAAAGGCCTACCCGCTGGCCGACGCCACGCTATCCAAAACCATCCTGGACCTGGTCCAGCAAGCCTCAAACTACAAACAGCTCAGGAAGGGGGCTAACGAAGGTAAGGAATACTACAATTTGGTACTAGAATGTCATTTTATTGTCCGCTTCTTTCCGGGAGGTCTGTGAAACGTGCTTTTTTTCAGGCTAACAAACAGCTGAGTTTTCTTAAGTGTTTCAAATGTGTAGCTAACTTTTGTTAACGTTAACGTAGCTACCTTTTTAAAGATCCTGACCTGGGAAAGTAACTTTACCGTAGGGCTTTAACAAATACATGATTAGTGTACAGCTGCAAGGATTAGTCAattaaacaattagttgatcaaaagaaaatgtaatcacCAACTTCTGATGATTTGATTAATctttttagtcatttttcaagTGGAAAGGCCAAATATTTGCTGTTGCAGCTTCTCAAGTGAGGACTGGTCTCTTTTTCAATATGATGTAACAAATTAAATGGGTTTTGAACTGTTTTAATAAAGCAAGCAATTTAAGGATCTTAGACTCTGGGAAGCTGTGATGGGCCTTTTACActactttaataaaaaaaaaagttttatagaCTTAACAAATCAATAGAAAAGACTCTGAATCAGTTCTAAAACCGGCATGTAAACGCATTGAGCTAACTGTGATCTGCTTGTTCCCCAGCCACGAAAACCCTGAACAGAGGCATCTCTGAGTTTATTGTGATGGCTGCTGATGCTGAACCACTGGAGATCATCCTGCATCTGCCACTGCTTTGTGAGGACAAGAACGTCCCGTACGTGTTTGTCCGCTCCAAGCAGGCCCTGGGCCGGGCCTGTGGGGTGTCGCGCCCTGTCATCGCTACCTCAGTCACCATAAAGGAGGGGTCTCAGCTCAAACCGCAGATTCAGTCTGTTCAATTGGCTATTGAGAGACTGCTCGTCTGATTTTTGTTGCCCTGTTATGACAAAGTCTTCTtgaaagaagaggaagacaTATTCCTGTTCCATATTTCTGTTTGATAAACAGTAGTTATGCATCACAAGAGaatagttttttctttctttttttacttgggACGGTGTGTCCACTCCGGTGTATCAGTTTGCCAAGGCATTGTCTGATTCATaattaaatcctttttttatgtAAACCTGTTTAGTTCTTTTCaatgtttcatgttttcattCAGATTGTGTAGTTAACCTTTAACATTATCAGCGTCCAGAGTCATTTGTAATTAATATTAGAATTGATCAATTTGGGGAGGATTATAACTTTCAGCCTAAAGTAGGGTTATGTGCTGCAGAGAGTTGGTATATTGTCAATGTGACCGGCATCTAATTTTACCTGGAGGTGTTGACGCCATGTGCCTCATGCTACTAACAAACTGATCCCAAACATTTATGTGTTGTGTAAAGAGATGCAGCTCCTTAAGTAAAACGTTTCAGTGTCACATTGGcacttttcattttttgtggggggaggggtcaagtgaccaggtcagacttcttcagaagtagtgtgaacactcaaatcttgcccagatTTTTTctgatttagaccacttccatatgtggtcctgaatcagacccaggtcagatttttttcaatgcagctgcagtgtgaacaaccaaagcggatttgatgtgacttttacatcaatctacatcgacatttgtcacaattatgcaCCAGCAGGAGTTAGCCCTAGACACAgagtaaaattaaaaacttgaaTAGGCCTACAAAATAGAGAACTGATGGAGGGAGAGTGAGGTGTTAGACTTAATTAGTATATGCAAAAAAATGACCCATGTGATGGATATTTTATTATACATGACATTAGATTGTTAATACTGATGTATGAATGCATAAGCAGCATTTGGCTGTTATATTAGAGCTGCTGAGTTGGAGTACCGGTAAGTTATAACTACCTTATAAACAGTTAGTATGGAcctttctcacagcagacattttgtcatagtaggaaaagcacagctgaaattgataacctcaacgatggctcaattccatcaagtatcccagtgagctatttcagtgagtcagcatgcccaataccaggaccgctcctaagtggaatgcagccattattAATGGTTTgaaatacacctgtgcttttcctactatgacatgtcaacatgtctgccgtgaaaaaggtctattaggAAAATCGAGCCAAGCTTGGGCTACCTCCAATCGACCCCAAGCTTTACAAATAAATctggggggggcggggggttgTGAGATGATTATGGGGTATGAAATCATTTCATAATACATAGACATATTTCATATTGCTCGTGACTATTGATTATGGACACGGACCAGGTTTTTTTTGTAAGGGGCCACaagcaaaaatgttggaaatcaCTGGTTTTATGTCTGCGATGtgtttgaatgttgtttttttgtaaagtaGTTTACTTTTAGTTTCAGTTTCCGATGGCGTAAGAGCCTCGCTGTGGCTCTTGAATGCAACATGGATACACAGTCAGCGGCTTGAACTTTGGACCAACTCACGCCGCTCCGACAGACTGGGTAAAcacagcccgatctgccggtgattcaatcttaaaagattgaacttggtctggtgatagccagactagccTACCTCTCCGAGGCTGGACAGCAGAGAACTGGGAACAACGTCGAGATGGCCGGACCTCCAGTTGTTATATGGGAGCAGGAAGTGGAGGGTCTGTTGCATTACAGAGAGCTGGTCCCCCGTCTGGAGGAAGCTTTGGGCAAATTCTCCAGACGAGACAGCGCAGAGGTGATCCAGCCTGTTCGCACCACGCTGACCCTGCAGAAACACCACGGGtaggcctgtactgtacataactagtgaaacattaacaaactgcaGCTATTGCTGGCTCTGGCTGACACTCTTCTACTTTTACAGCTTCCTGGGATTGATGCCTACATACATGGAGAACGATGGAGTCCTGTGCACAAAGTTTGTGTGTTTCTACAAAAGGGAGGATGGCTCCTCTTTGCCAGCTGTGCAGGCCACACTGGTGCTGCTGGACCCAGAGTATGGGAACGTAAAGGCTGTGAGTAAAACTAATGCATGCACAAATGACTCTGCCACATAAAGAAACCGCATTAGTTACTCTGCATCAAGACTACTCTGCATTAAAAACAACCACTCTAAACAAAGGTCCCATGTTTCCAACTTGCAGGTCATGGATGGAGAGCTCATCACAGGCATGAGGACAGCTGCAGTCTCGGCCATCTCTGCTAAGGTATTACTTCCATTTGTCCAACATCTATTCACACGTGTTCTATAATCTTACACCGATGTTCTAAGTTTGACACCATTGATGTATTAGTTTGACACTCATGGGTCTGTCCTGGCGTGTTTTTTGTCACACAGCTGCTGATGCGTCCCGAAGCAGAGGTGTTGGCCATCTTGGGTACTGGCAAACAGGCCTTGAGTCATTACAATGCCTTCAcagaaatgttttcatttaaagaGGTACAATTACAACGAGATCTTGTAAATGTATGAATAACGAGTCTAAACAGAAGCAGAAGCCTGTATTTATCAGTTTAGGGCAATGTAATGTATGTTTGATAAGCACAAGTGGGTTACTATTCTCATGTCTGTGACTCCGTTTCCCAACACAACGTATCATTGTTAGGAACCTAAATGATCTATGCACATCATTTAATTTGTGTGCTAAGACATGGTGTCTCACTTTATTTCCATGGGTTTGACAAAGTGGGACAACACAAAAAGATTGTCcaagaaaaagacacaaaaaccaTAAACTTTCCTACTTTATTAACTCCTATTTTTGCAAAATTTATCTTAAAAGTAGCCAATAGTTATATCATTTTGGCAAATACACATATTGGCTTTCTTGCccagttagatgagaagattgatatatCACTCTCATGTCAGTATGCTAAATATGGAGCTACCGCCAGCAgccgcttagcttagcataaagactggaaacagctagcctgtctCTGTCCAAAGGCAACAAAATCTCTAGCTATAAATCCTTTTAAACACCTTTTACTTTAGTTTATTAACATTGGCAACTCATTGATTACTAAAATCAACACATAATTTAAGCGTGTAAACATCTGTCAAATATATACTGTTATATCCCCCTACCTCAGATATACAGTTGTCATCATTGCTTTTAGCCTATTAGTCTATTTCTGTGTACCttgagagcaacaaaaagctggagtcaaattccttgaaTGTGTTCACACGTTCAGAATTCAAAATACTCTGCCATTAAAGCGGATTCTGAATTAGTTTTGTGATTGTTTAATATACTTATGTTTGGTTTTTCATAAACTGACATGCTTCCTCTGGATCTTCACCACAGGTGCGTGTGTGGAGTCGCACAAGACAGAAAGCGGAGAGCTTTTGCCGCTCCGTCAGCGGTCCGGTGACGGTGTGTGTCTCAGTGCAGGAGGCAGTGAGGGGAGCAGACGCCATAGTGACAGTAACCAGATGTACAGAGCCAGTGCTCTTTGGTCAGTGGGTCAAACCAGGAGCCCACGTGGcaggtaagaaaaaaaaatagataacaCACAAACTAGGAAAAAGGTGAGATTTTTAGATTGAGTATATTTTTTTCCGCCACTGAGTTTCTCTCCTGTTGCCGAGCAGCGGTGGGGGCTTGCAGGCCAGACTGGCGGGAGCTGGACGACGTGTTGATGAAGGAGGCGGTGGTGTACGCTGACAGCAGGGAGGGAGCAATGGCCGAGTCCGGTGACGTCATCCTCTCTGGGGTCATTGTGCTTTCTAACTGCCTCAATAACAAAAGCTGAAGTGTGTGTTATTGGCTCCCTTTGCagaatgtgtggaataaaaTATGGTTGTGGATCTTTTTAAGGCGGAGGTGTTTGCAGAGCTTGGAGAGGTTATTAATGGGACAAATACTGCCCACAGAGAGAAGACAACAGTGTTCAAATCCCTTGGTAAGCCCTGCTTGATGTATGCCTAGTCCATATTGTGTGAAAgtactaaaaagaaaaataacttttgtacattaagactttttttttttttttaatacaataaCAGGAATGGGAGTCGAAGATGCAGTGTCTGCTCAGCTGGTATTTGACCAATGGAAAGCAAAAACCAGCCAACCGTGATGTAAAGACTGTCCCTATAACTATAATATTCACTGCATAAATCCATAGTTTTGTTATTGTTACTTAAGTAAGTCCAGATCTACCCACATATTCTCTAACTCCCAAATCACCGTTGAACAAAACTCTTTATCATACACTCCTTGGATGGTTATCTTGACAGAGTCATACGGAGGCTTGCAAAAGTATTCATACCCCTTgaacttttccacattttgtcaCGTTACAACCACAAAacgtaaatgtattttattgggATTTTATGTGATAGACCAACACAATGGTGCATAATTGTGAAGTGGAGGAAAATGATACatggttttaaacatttttttttttttacaaataataaacaaaatatctGTCGTGCAAAACTATTCAGCCTGTAGAACCACCTTTCGCTTCAATTACAGCTGCAAGTCTTTGGGGTATGTCTCTACCAGCTTTGCACATCTAgagactgacattttttttgccattcTTCTTTGCAAAATAGCTCAAGCTCAGTCAGACTGGATGGAAAGCATCTGTGAACAGCAATTTAAGTCTTGCCAGAGATTCTCAATTGGATTTAGGTCTCGACTTTGACTGGGCCATTCTAACATGAACATGCTTTGATCTGGggcaacctctagctcacccaattaacccttgtgttgacttcgggtcacattgaccagtttttaatttttgttttatatcagaaaatatgggacgtagaaataagcgctgaaaatgtgtaaaattTTAGTTAGTTTTCCCCCcccaaggttgacgggaagataACACAGTCCTTTGCAGCAgcccgggtttgaatccgacctgtggccctttgctgagTTTCATCcccttctttctctccccctttcctgtctatccactgtcacttagaaaggggaagaaaaaaaagaataatcttaaaaaaaaaagaatatgctTTGATCTAAACCATTCCATTGTGACTCTGACTGTATGTTTAGGGTCATAGTCCTGCTGGGAACCTCCGCCccagtctcaagtcttttgctgACGCGAACAGGTTTTCTTCTAAGATTGCCCTGTATGGCACCATTCATCTTCCCATCAACTCTGATCACATGATGGTGTGTTCAGGGTGATGTGCAGTATTAAGTTTTCCGCCACACATAATGTTTTGCATTTAGGCCAAAAACTTCAATTTTGGTCTCCTCTGACCAGAGTACCTTCCTCCACGTGTTTGCGGTGTCCCCCACATGGCTTGTGGCAAACTGCAAACGGAACTTCTTATGGCTTTGTTTCAACACTGGCTTTCTTCTTGCCACTCTTCCATAAAAGGCCCG includes:
- the LOC114548194 gene encoding NHP2-like protein 1; the protein is MTEAQVNPKAYPLADATLSKTILDLVQQASNYKQLRKGANEATKTLNRGISEFIVMAADAEPLEIILHLPLLCEDKNVPYVFVRSKQALGRACGVSRPVIATSVTIKEGSQLKPQIQSVQLAIERLLV
- the crym gene encoding ketimine reductase mu-crystallin: MAGPPVVIWEQEVEGLLHYRELVPRLEEALGKFSRRDSAEVIQPVRTTLTLQKHHGFLGLMPTYMENDGVLCTKFVCFYKREDGSSLPAVQATLVLLDPEYGNVKAVMDGELITGMRTAAVSAISAKLLMRPEAEVLAILGTGKQALSHYNAFTEMFSFKEVRVWSRTRQKAESFCRSVSGPVTVCVSVQEAVRGADAIVTVTRCTEPVLFGQWVKPGAHVAAVGACRPDWRELDDVLMKEAVVYADSREGAMAESGDVILSGAEVFAELGEVINGTNTAHREKTTVFKSLGMGVEDAVSAQLVFDQWKAKTSQP